A window of Psychromonas sp. CNPT3 contains these coding sequences:
- the nudE gene encoding ADP compounds hydrolase NudE, whose protein sequence is MRHSKNKLPEIIKCTSVAKSRFFNIESVQLKFSNGERREFERMKSAGLGSVLIVPFYDENTLLLIREYAVGTHSYELGFPKGLIDPGESPEIAANRELQEEVGFASKKLQKLKKIIMAPSYFNSEMTLFMAFDLYPKTLIGDEPEPLEVIKWPLANIDELLERDDFQEARNISALLLALKTLRAPNT, encoded by the coding sequence ATGCGCCACTCAAAAAATAAATTACCAGAAATAATCAAATGTACTTCTGTTGCCAAAAGTCGATTCTTTAATATTGAATCGGTGCAATTAAAATTTAGTAATGGTGAGCGCCGCGAATTTGAACGTATGAAGAGCGCAGGCTTAGGCTCTGTGCTTATTGTGCCGTTTTATGATGAGAATACTTTGCTTTTGATCCGCGAGTACGCGGTGGGCACCCATAGCTATGAATTAGGTTTTCCAAAAGGGTTAATTGATCCCGGCGAAAGCCCTGAGATAGCCGCTAATCGCGAGCTTCAAGAAGAGGTGGGGTTTGCCAGCAAGAAGTTACAAAAATTAAAAAAAATAATCATGGCTCCCAGCTACTTTAACAGTGAAATGACTCTTTTTATGGCCTTTGATCTTTATCCTAAAACATTAATAGGCGATGAACCTGAGCCATTAGAAGTAATAAAATGGCCCCTTGCCAATATCGATGAATTATTAGAGCGCGATGATTTTCAAGAGGCACGTAATATTAGTGCTCTATTACTCGCACTAAAAACACTACGCGCTCCAAATACTTAA